The following are from one region of the Pseudodesulfovibrio sp. JC047 genome:
- the trpB gene encoding tryptophan synthase subunit beta, with protein sequence MKKGYFGDFGGQFIPELLMPPLIELEEAMQTILPSEEFQTRFIQMLKENVGRPSALTYCRHMSEDLGLDLWLKREDLNHSGAHKINNTLGQGLLAKMMGKEVLLAETGAGMHGVATTVAAAMLDMKAVIYMGAEDVVRQAPNVNRMRLMGAEIVAVESGTRTLKDAINEAMRRWLADQENTHYCFGTAAGPHPFPELVREFQQVISKEARQQFMDRTDGALPDVVVACVGGGSNAIGMFHHFVPDASVKLIGVEAAGTGEPGCDNSAPLNLGSSGVLHGMKTKLLQTDAGQIMPSHSVAPGLDYPGVGPEHAHLQDIGRAQYVTINDNQALNAFVTLSRREGIIPALESSHAVAYAIENKDALKGQSVLVNLSGRGDKDLGILDRIL encoded by the coding sequence ATGAAAAAAGGATATTTTGGCGATTTTGGCGGACAGTTCATCCCGGAACTGCTCATGCCACCGCTCATAGAACTGGAAGAAGCCATGCAGACCATCCTCCCTTCCGAGGAATTCCAGACACGGTTCATCCAGATGCTCAAGGAAAACGTTGGCCGCCCCTCGGCCCTGACATATTGCCGTCACATGTCAGAAGACCTCGGTCTGGACCTGTGGCTCAAACGCGAGGATCTGAATCATTCGGGCGCGCACAAGATCAATAATACCCTCGGACAGGGATTGCTCGCCAAAATGATGGGCAAAGAAGTCCTGCTGGCAGAGACCGGCGCGGGAATGCACGGCGTGGCGACCACTGTGGCCGCAGCCATGCTCGACATGAAAGCCGTCATCTACATGGGCGCGGAAGATGTCGTGCGCCAAGCCCCCAATGTCAACCGGATGCGACTCATGGGCGCGGAAATCGTGGCCGTTGAATCCGGCACCCGGACCCTCAAGGATGCCATCAACGAGGCCATGCGCCGCTGGTTGGCCGACCAGGAAAACACCCATTACTGTTTTGGCACGGCCGCCGGTCCCCATCCCTTCCCGGAACTGGTCCGCGAATTCCAGCAGGTCATTTCCAAAGAAGCCCGTCAGCAATTCATGGACCGCACCGACGGCGCACTGCCAGACGTGGTCGTGGCCTGTGTGGGCGGCGGGTCCAACGCCATCGGCATGTTCCACCATTTCGTGCCGGATGCCTCTGTCAAACTGATCGGCGTGGAAGCCGCTGGAACCGGCGAACCCGGGTGTGACAACTCCGCGCCGCTCAATCTCGGTTCAAGCGGCGTATTGCACGGCATGAAAACCAAGTTGTTGCAGACGGACGCAGGACAGATCATGCCCTCACATTCCGTGGCCCCGGGGCTGGATTATCCCGGCGTCGGCCCGGAACACGCCCATTTGCAGGACATTGGTCGCGCCCAATACGTCACGATCAACGACAATCAGGCCCTGAATGCGTTCGTGACCCTGTCCCGCCGTGAAGGCATCATTCCGGCGTTGGAATCCTCCCACGCCGTGGCCTATGCCATCGAGAACAAGGACGCCCTCAAAGGCCAATCCGTGCTCGTAAATCTGTCAGGACGTGGCGACAAGGATCTCGGTATCCTCGACCGCATTTTATAA
- a CDS encoding phosphoribosylanthranilate isomerase — MSRPLVKVCGMTRMEDVELCVDLGVDLLGFIFHPKSPRQADPDFVASVKTGKVTKVGVFVDQTADEIIETMDRCGLHAAQLHGGHDMDACWKIGPDRVIRVFWPEAYASSDDLLRALDRYAEVCGHFLLDAGRTGQGGTGTTIDFKTLQDIEIHTPWFLAGGLAPHNIKEALTLNSPGVDINSGVESRPGIKDASKLREILTILAEDTE; from the coding sequence GTGTCACGCCCCCTGGTCAAAGTCTGCGGCATGACCCGCATGGAGGATGTCGAGCTCTGCGTCGATCTCGGCGTGGACCTGCTCGGATTCATCTTCCATCCCAAAAGCCCTCGACAGGCCGATCCCGATTTCGTGGCCTCGGTCAAAACGGGCAAGGTCACCAAGGTCGGTGTTTTCGTTGACCAAACAGCAGACGAAATCATCGAGACCATGGATCGCTGCGGTCTCCATGCAGCCCAACTGCATGGCGGACACGACATGGACGCGTGCTGGAAAATCGGACCGGACCGGGTCATTCGGGTCTTTTGGCCCGAGGCCTACGCCTCATCCGACGATCTGCTCCGCGCGTTGGACCGATACGCAGAAGTCTGCGGCCATTTCCTTTTGGACGCAGGCAGAACAGGCCAGGGTGGCACCGGCACGACTATTGATTTTAAGACTCTGCAAGATATTGAAATACATACACCTTGGTTCCTTGCTGGCGGACTTGCACCGCACAATATCAAGGAGGCCCTGACCCTCAATTCTCCCGGAGTGGACATCAACTCCGGCGTGGAGAGCCGTCCGGGTATCAAGGACGCATCAAAACTGCGAGAAATCCTGACGATTCTCGCTGAGGACACAGAATGA
- a CDS encoding aminodeoxychorismate/anthranilate synthase component II, whose product MFLLIDNFDSFTFNLVQAFQQLGADPTVIRNDRDEILDLATSGTLERVCLSPGPSTPENAGFCLEFLARLPKTVPVFGVCLGHQTLGHFAGAPVQRAARIMHGKTSQVVHDGQGVFAGLDSPFEVCRYHSLVVPAEKAPDMLTVTARTRQGEIMGLQYTDRPWHGVQFHPESILTPDGPKLLQNFLNIQG is encoded by the coding sequence ATGTTTTTGCTGATCGATAATTTCGATTCCTTCACCTTCAATCTGGTGCAGGCCTTCCAGCAGCTCGGGGCCGACCCCACGGTCATTCGCAATGACCGGGACGAAATACTCGATCTGGCCACCAGCGGCACGCTTGAACGCGTCTGTCTGTCGCCCGGTCCCAGCACGCCGGAAAACGCAGGATTCTGTCTGGAATTTCTGGCCCGACTGCCCAAAACAGTGCCGGTCTTCGGCGTCTGCCTCGGACACCAGACCCTCGGTCATTTTGCCGGAGCACCCGTTCAACGAGCAGCCCGTATCATGCACGGCAAGACCTCGCAGGTCGTCCATGACGGCCAAGGCGTCTTCGCCGGGCTGGACTCGCCGTTCGAGGTCTGTCGATACCATTCGCTCGTGGTCCCGGCAGAAAAGGCCCCGGACATGCTTACCGTTACGGCCCGAACCCGCCAAGGGGAAATCATGGGACTCCAATACACGGACCGTCCATGGCACGGCGTCCAGTTTCACCCGGAATCCATTCTCACCCCGGACGGCCCGAAATTGCTCCAGAACTTTCTGAATATACAAGGATAA
- a CDS encoding prephenate dehydrogenase/arogenate dehydrogenase family protein: MTEPAIQTLAIVGASGQMGQVFSQAFTDQGCDVVPLDRPFSKAAIREALTDCDMLLLSVPVTAMDSVLDHMTPHLNGRTILCDVGSVKIHPMKTMIRRYQGPVVGTHPLFGPILPDEFTPRIAIAPGRETDRDAASAVSRLMQSCGYECFSTTAEEHDRAMAFVQGLNFTSTVAFLAAARDVDGIDNFITPSFKRRLDSAHKMLTQDTELFETISESNPFLQEVNRKFMAYLSLAAGGDLDLLADRAQWWWHHETP, encoded by the coding sequence ATGACCGAACCAGCAATACAGACACTCGCCATCGTGGGCGCCAGCGGCCAGATGGGGCAGGTCTTTTCACAGGCTTTTACCGATCAGGGGTGCGACGTCGTGCCCCTTGATCGCCCCTTTTCCAAAGCTGCAATCCGCGAAGCACTGACCGATTGCGACATGCTGTTGCTCAGTGTGCCGGTCACGGCCATGGATTCCGTCTTGGACCACATGACACCACACCTGAATGGACGCACCATTCTCTGTGATGTCGGTTCGGTCAAAATCCATCCCATGAAAACCATGATCCGACGATATCAGGGACCGGTTGTGGGGACACATCCACTGTTCGGACCGATTCTTCCGGATGAATTCACTCCCAGAATCGCCATTGCCCCGGGCCGAGAAACTGACCGCGACGCTGCCTCCGCAGTCTCCCGGCTCATGCAATCCTGCGGCTATGAATGTTTTTCGACAACAGCCGAAGAACACGACCGGGCCATGGCCTTTGTCCAGGGATTGAACTTCACGTCAACCGTGGCCTTTCTGGCCGCAGCCCGAGACGTGGACGGCATCGATAATTTCATCACCCCCTCGTTCAAACGTCGCCTCGACTCGGCGCACAAGATGCTCACGCAGGATACGGAACTTTTTGAAACCATTTCGGAATCCAATCCGTTCCTTCAGGAAGTCAACCGCAAATTCATGGCGTATCTCAGCCTGGCCGCCGGTGGCGATCTCGATCTGCTCGCAGACCGGGCACAGTGGTGGTGGCATCACGAAACACCATAA
- the trpA gene encoding tryptophan synthase subunit alpha: MNHMHMKINDATQHGKVGLIPFLPAGFPNREQFWKELEALDKAGAAVIEIGMPFSDPVADGPVVEKASLRSLADGIDLNWIFTELKARKGQFNAALLLMGYLNPVYQYGLEAFGADCEAAGISGLILADIPHEESQFVKDAIEPHGVALVPLIGLNTSRERMQLYAENASGFCYFVSVLGTTGQQKALPDRIKEKLAEAKAVFDIPIALGFGIENPAQLARFDGLMDAAVFGSALISHIESGKSSAEFMQPWA, from the coding sequence ATGAATCATATGCACATGAAAATAAACGATGCAACCCAACACGGCAAAGTCGGACTCATCCCCTTCCTTCCCGCCGGATTTCCGAACCGGGAACAATTCTGGAAGGAACTGGAGGCACTGGACAAGGCCGGAGCCGCCGTCATTGAAATCGGGATGCCCTTTTCCGATCCAGTAGCCGACGGTCCGGTGGTGGAAAAGGCCTCGCTTCGCAGCTTGGCTGACGGCATCGATCTCAACTGGATTTTTACGGAACTCAAGGCGCGCAAAGGACAATTCAATGCCGCGCTCCTGCTCATGGGCTATCTGAACCCGGTCTATCAATACGGACTGGAGGCCTTTGGTGCGGACTGTGAAGCCGCCGGAATATCTGGATTGATTCTCGCCGATATCCCGCACGAGGAGTCCCAATTCGTCAAGGACGCCATCGAACCGCACGGTGTGGCCCTGGTGCCCCTGATCGGACTGAACACGAGCCGGGAACGGATGCAACTCTACGCCGAAAACGCCTCGGGATTCTGCTATTTCGTCTCCGTCCTCGGCACCACGGGCCAGCAGAAGGCCCTGCCCGACCGTATCAAAGAAAAACTCGCAGAAGCCAAAGCGGTCTTCGACATCCCGATCGCCCTTGGCTTCGGCATTGAAAATCCCGCCCAACTCGCCCGATTTGACGGACTGATGGACGCCGCCGTGTTCGGTTCCGCCCTCATCAGTCACATCGAATCCGGCAAATCAAGTGCTGAATTCATGCAGCCCTGGGCATAA
- the pheA gene encoding prephenate dehydratase, with protein sequence MKGTDNTNIPDLGELRQSIDSVDRQIVDLLNQRADLSLGVGRYKASRGEPIYKPFREQEVMNKIAGSSPGPLPDKHLRTIYREIMSSSRHLQRPERVVYLGPEGTFSYFAAIEHMGSAAALTPKTNFEDIFRAVAEEGAELGVIPLENTIEGTIGQVVDLFMKYKVYIQAEVFSRISHSIMSKVESLNDVEVIYSHPQPLGQCRDWLRTHLPEVPTIPMESTAEAAEVVAGKQTAAVIGHAKLADMHAMNILAQSIEDQPDNWTRFLIIGAAPSLEDQRDKTTILFTLPDKPGALARVLTTLALQGINMTKLESRPFKGEKWKYVFFTDLECDLSGDRHQDVLEAIRQQCHTLRVLGTYPTQENRS encoded by the coding sequence ATGAAAGGCACAGACAACACGAATATCCCGGACCTCGGCGAACTACGGCAATCAATCGATTCCGTAGATCGCCAGATCGTGGATCTCCTGAACCAACGGGCCGACCTGAGCCTTGGCGTGGGGCGATACAAGGCGTCCCGGGGCGAACCGATTTACAAGCCGTTCCGTGAACAGGAAGTCATGAACAAGATCGCAGGCTCCAGTCCCGGACCACTGCCGGACAAGCACCTGCGTACCATCTATCGTGAAATCATGAGTTCATCCCGCCACCTGCAACGCCCCGAGCGCGTGGTCTATCTTGGTCCAGAAGGCACGTTTTCCTATTTCGCAGCCATCGAACACATGGGCAGTGCCGCTGCCTTGACCCCAAAAACGAATTTCGAGGATATTTTTCGGGCCGTTGCCGAAGAAGGCGCGGAACTCGGTGTCATTCCGCTGGAAAACACCATTGAAGGCACCATCGGTCAGGTGGTGGACCTGTTCATGAAATACAAGGTCTATATCCAGGCCGAAGTCTTCAGCCGAATCAGTCATTCCATCATGTCCAAAGTCGAATCACTCAATGACGTGGAGGTCATCTACTCGCACCCTCAACCGTTGGGACAATGCCGGGACTGGCTCCGCACCCATCTGCCCGAGGTACCGACCATCCCTATGGAATCCACCGCCGAAGCCGCCGAAGTCGTGGCAGGGAAACAGACCGCTGCGGTCATCGGTCATGCCAAGCTGGCGGATATGCACGCCATGAACATTCTGGCCCAATCCATCGAGGACCAACCCGACAACTGGACCCGATTCCTGATTATCGGCGCGGCCCCTTCGCTGGAAGACCAACGCGACAAGACCACCATTCTTTTCACGCTGCCGGACAAACCCGGCGCATTGGCCCGGGTCCTGACGACGCTGGCCCTACAGGGAATCAACATGACCAAGCTTGAATCCCGCCCGTTCAAGGGAGAAAAATGGAAATATGTCTTTTTCACCGATCTCGAATGTGATTTGAGCGGAGACAGACACCAAGACGTGCTCGAAGCAATTCGCCAGCAGTGCCATACACTGCGCGTCCTCGGCACATACCCCACCCAGGAGAACAGATCATGA
- a CDS encoding indole-3-glycerol-phosphate synthase, which yields MLNKFREAKQLEIESLRKDFMEGRVPAVYQGDRPSFVDAITAKGPGAIIAEFKPASPSKGVLRENANPLDFADIYADNGAAAISVLTEPHYFGGTPDYLFMMSQPGIPLLRKDFIFDPLQVAMTASSPASAVLLIARMCEDATHLTQLVELARMPGLSPVVEIFDQADLDMARAAGADIIQVNNRNLDTLETSLDQSRNFITQKRDGEHWICASGVSKRAQVEEMAELGFDAILIGTCLMEADNPGETLAELTGAR from the coding sequence ATGTTGAATAAATTCAGAGAAGCAAAGCAACTTGAAATCGAATCCCTCCGCAAGGACTTCATGGAAGGCCGTGTGCCTGCCGTCTATCAGGGCGATCGTCCGTCTTTTGTGGACGCCATCACAGCCAAGGGTCCCGGGGCGATCATCGCCGAATTCAAACCGGCCAGCCCCAGCAAAGGTGTCTTACGTGAAAATGCCAACCCACTGGATTTCGCAGATATCTACGCGGACAACGGTGCGGCGGCCATCTCCGTCCTCACGGAACCCCACTACTTCGGCGGCACCCCGGACTATCTGTTCATGATGAGCCAACCCGGTATCCCCTTGTTGCGCAAGGATTTCATCTTTGATCCGCTCCAGGTGGCCATGACCGCGTCCAGCCCGGCCTCTGCCGTGCTGCTCATCGCCCGCATGTGCGAAGACGCCACCCACCTGACGCAATTGGTGGAACTGGCACGGATGCCCGGCCTGAGTCCCGTGGTCGAAATATTCGACCAGGCGGACCTCGACATGGCCCGTGCAGCCGGTGCCGACATCATCCAAGTCAACAACCGCAATCTGGACACCCTCGAAACTTCGCTGGACCAAAGCCGGAACTTCATCACGCAAAAACGTGATGGTGAACACTGGATTTGTGCCAGCGGCGTGTCGAAACGGGCACAGGTCGAGGAAATGGCCGAACTCGGTTTCGACGCCATCCTCATCGGCACCTGTCTCATGGAAGCGGACAATCCTGGCGAAACCCTCGCCGAGTTGACTGGAGCACGCTAG
- the aroA gene encoding 3-phosphoshikimate 1-carboxyvinyltransferase, with product MSKEPIIINAPASKSLSHRTLIAAALANRVSEISSVLDSDDITRTRDCLTACGATIAEKAGNLVVSGMESGPKGGNADRKHKKDAPHELFMHESGTTCRLMTAVAAAGHGTFLVHGAPRMHERPMAELVKALKKLGASFEFKEKDGHLPFVMTCKGYTGKKVEISLEESSQYLSGLLLGAPLASHETTITVTGKKAVSWPYVALTLRIMEDFKAGFDVQIKDGKQWESVPWRSVKAVTPGTIRFIVKPTGYDSTDYQVEGDWSNASYFLAAGAIGRRPVLIKGLAADSLQGDRAIMDILSQMGASIKVSFDGILVEPGSLHGITVDMGRCPDLVPTVATVAAFASTPTTITNVAHLRLKETDRLKACALEISRTQTQTEIVDDSLIIRPSRVPNGHCINFDTYGDHRMAMAMSLFQLGGIDVILDNPGCVNKSFPGFWDEWKKIIG from the coding sequence ATGAGCAAGGAACCGATCATCATCAATGCCCCGGCCAGCAAATCACTCTCTCACCGAACTCTTATCGCGGCCGCATTGGCCAACCGGGTTTCGGAAATATCCTCTGTGCTCGACTCCGACGACATCACCCGCACGCGCGACTGCCTCACGGCCTGCGGCGCGACCATCGCGGAAAAGGCGGGGAATCTCGTTGTCTCGGGCATGGAATCCGGTCCCAAGGGGGGCAATGCCGACCGCAAACACAAGAAAGACGCGCCGCACGAACTGTTCATGCACGAATCCGGGACCACCTGCCGTCTGATGACCGCCGTGGCTGCTGCCGGACACGGAACCTTCCTGGTTCATGGTGCCCCCCGTATGCACGAACGCCCCATGGCCGAACTGGTCAAGGCCCTCAAAAAGCTCGGTGCCTCCTTTGAATTCAAGGAAAAGGACGGTCACCTTCCCTTTGTCATGACCTGCAAGGGATACACCGGGAAAAAAGTCGAAATTTCACTGGAAGAAAGCAGTCAATATCTGTCCGGCCTACTTTTGGGCGCACCACTGGCCTCCCACGAAACCACCATTACCGTCACCGGCAAGAAAGCGGTTTCCTGGCCATATGTGGCCCTGACCCTTCGGATCATGGAAGATTTCAAGGCCGGGTTTGACGTCCAGATCAAGGACGGCAAACAGTGGGAGTCCGTCCCATGGCGGTCCGTCAAGGCCGTCACACCGGGCACCATCCGATTCATCGTCAAACCCACCGGGTATGATTCAACGGATTATCAGGTGGAAGGCGACTGGTCCAACGCCAGCTATTTCCTGGCCGCCGGGGCCATTGGCAGACGCCCTGTTCTCATCAAGGGGCTGGCGGCGGACTCATTGCAAGGTGACCGGGCCATCATGGACATTCTCAGTCAAATGGGCGCGTCCATCAAAGTCTCTTTTGACGGCATTCTCGTGGAACCCGGTTCCCTGCACGGCATCACCGTGGACATGGGCCGCTGCCCGGACCTAGTGCCCACGGTTGCCACGGTCGCGGCGTTCGCGTCCACACCGACCACCATCACCAATGTGGCCCATCTGCGACTCAAGGAAACCGATCGACTGAAGGCCTGCGCACTGGAAATATCCAGAACCCAGACCCAAACGGAAATAGTGGATGATTCGCTCATCATTCGGCCCAGCCGGGTGCCAAACGGCCACTGCATCAATTTCGACACCTATGGGGATCATCGCATGGCCATGGCCATGTCCCTGTTCCAACTGGGTGGCATTGACGTCATTCTGGACAACCCCGGCTGCGTCAACAAATCATTCCCCGGCTTCTGGGACGAATGGAAAAAGATCATCGGATAA
- the trpD gene encoding anthranilate phosphoribosyltransferase, translated as MTIPEILEIIAQRKPLTDAQADFMFTALMSGSMTEAQTGAFLMGLRVKGEDSTDLAAGVRAGVAHAIKIPGFDGTREEPVMDTCGTGGDGQCSFNNSTAVSLFLADMGYTVAKHGNRALSSSCGSADALEALGIPLGLTPEQAAEGMEKHHFAFLFAPAYHPAFKHVMPVRQQLGIRTLFNFMGPLLNPARPSHQLMGVGDPERLRLMGETLLLTGVNRALLFSGAGGFDELTTWGVNRGYIIHDGVMEKTSVNAQQLGFKPHDPRDVVVTSKEDAVVKIKEILAGDGPPAMMDMVALNLAGCLHLLDKGTMAECAELARDTVYTGLTKGIPYVE; from the coding sequence ATGACCATTCCTGAAATACTCGAAATCATCGCCCAACGAAAACCGCTGACCGATGCCCAGGCCGACTTCATGTTTACCGCACTGATGTCAGGCTCCATGACCGAGGCCCAAACCGGTGCCTTTCTGATGGGGCTGCGCGTCAAGGGCGAAGACTCCACAGATCTGGCAGCCGGAGTGCGTGCCGGTGTGGCCCATGCCATCAAGATTCCCGGTTTTGACGGCACCCGCGAAGAGCCCGTGATGGATACCTGTGGCACAGGCGGCGACGGACAATGCAGTTTCAACAACTCCACGGCAGTGTCATTATTTCTGGCGGATATGGGATACACGGTCGCCAAACACGGCAACCGCGCCCTGTCGTCCTCCTGTGGCTCTGCCGATGCGCTCGAAGCCCTCGGCATTCCACTGGGCCTGACCCCGGAGCAGGCTGCTGAAGGCATGGAGAAACACCACTTCGCCTTCCTGTTCGCCCCGGCCTATCACCCGGCTTTCAAACACGTCATGCCCGTGCGCCAACAACTCGGCATCCGGACCCTGTTCAACTTCATGGGACCGTTGCTCAATCCGGCCCGTCCCTCACATCAACTCATGGGCGTTGGCGATCCTGAACGATTGCGACTCATGGGTGAAACCCTGCTGCTGACCGGCGTGAACAGGGCACTGCTCTTTTCCGGGGCCGGGGGATTTGACGAGCTGACCACCTGGGGCGTCAACCGAGGGTACATCATCCACGACGGCGTGATGGAAAAGACCTCGGTCAACGCGCAACAGCTCGGCTTCAAACCCCATGATCCCAGAGACGTGGTGGTCACCAGCAAGGAAGACGCAGTGGTCAAAATCAAGGAGATACTCGCGGGAGATGGTCCCCCTGCCATGATGGACATGGTCGCCCTGAATCTGGCAGGGTGCTTGCACCTACTGGACAAGGGGACCATGGCCGAATGTGCCGAACTGGCCCGAGACACCGTATACACCGGACTCACAAAAGGAATTCCGTATGTTGAATAA
- a CDS encoding 3-dehydroquinate synthase II family protein, producing the protein MKNVIFKSVPFDKHLVTLALESGVDAVMVEKDQVKTVQALGRVTVITPEDMPVVELTEKADEATAIKGIRDGQNVVLKKGWEIIPVENILAQVETLALECESLDRARLAAGILERGCDTVVVLPEGAADLKQIVSELKLSQGTMDLQTAEITAIEPTGLGHRVCVDTISILKKGQGMLVGNSSAFSFLVHAETESNPYVAARPFRINAGAVHAYTQMPSDKTTYLDELKAGDEVLIVGADGATTISTVGRVKVEVRPMLLIKAAITTDTGVTEGQVFLQNAETIRVVADTGEPISVVNLAIGDKIMVKTDEAGRHFGMRITEEIKEG; encoded by the coding sequence ATGAAAAACGTCATTTTCAAATCAGTCCCCTTTGACAAGCATCTCGTTACGTTGGCTCTGGAATCAGGTGTGGACGCCGTGATGGTCGAAAAGGATCAGGTCAAGACCGTTCAGGCTCTTGGCCGCGTCACGGTCATCACTCCCGAAGACATGCCCGTGGTCGAATTGACTGAAAAAGCCGATGAAGCGACCGCCATCAAGGGAATCCGGGATGGTCAAAACGTCGTGCTCAAAAAGGGATGGGAGATCATTCCGGTCGAAAACATTCTCGCACAGGTGGAAACTCTGGCCCTGGAATGCGAATCTCTGGACCGGGCCAGACTGGCCGCCGGAATTCTGGAACGCGGCTGTGACACCGTGGTCGTCCTGCCGGAAGGTGCGGCCGACCTCAAACAGATCGTCTCGGAACTCAAACTTTCGCAGGGAACCATGGATCTTCAAACCGCCGAAATCACCGCCATCGAACCCACCGGGTTGGGCCATCGCGTCTGTGTGGACACCATTTCGATCTTGAAAAAGGGACAGGGAATGCTCGTGGGCAACTCCTCGGCCTTCTCTTTTCTGGTCCATGCCGAGACTGAATCCAACCCCTATGTGGCGGCGCGGCCATTTCGCATCAATGCGGGGGCGGTCCATGCCTATACCCAAATGCCGAGCGACAAAACCACCTATCTGGATGAACTCAAGGCCGGTGACGAGGTCCTGATCGTCGGGGCCGATGGAGCAACGACCATTTCCACGGTAGGCCGGGTCAAGGTAGAAGTCCGCCCCATGTTGCTCATCAAGGCAGCCATCACCACGGACACCGGCGTCACTGAAGGACAAGTTTTCCTCCAGAACGCCGAAACCATCCGGGTCGTGGCTGACACAGGTGAACCGATCTCGGTGGTCAATCTCGCAATTGGCGACAAAATCATGGTCAAAACCGATGAAGCTGGCCGACACTTCGGTATGCGCATCACGGAAGAAATCAAGGAAGGCTAG
- a CDS encoding anthranilate synthase component I family protein, which produces MNTISLTQYGKWLPADVQTTISLYMGLVGDQPGILLESAEVDGRLGRYSLLAWDYRLMLFPVDGKLVVETTDDRLAPLKELSGMDYLSGLKKAVQYLSITQETSGDTSTAIGRDGLPGLTRGLYGYFGYGVAGMFERKLTQCCKPEDAEACLVLPGQMVLFDHLRHSCCYLSLDKGATPMPAPVQWGADLTAPEVGMPTVHPGKDAYLRSVNHCKDLIAQGECIQVVLSTRFTVPLPDEPFKIYRRLRQANPSPFMFYMKFPDSLSMGKTRGTTLLGSSPELLVRSTAGQLEVRPIAGTRHRGETEKEDRRLEKELLADPKERAEHVMLVDLGRNDLGRIAKPGTVSVEKFMNVERFSHVMHLTSYVEGTLKDGLDGVDVLQSTFPAGTLSGAPKIRAMEIIADLEPQERGPYGGCIGWMGLDDGEVSLDTGITIRSMWIRDGLCHWQAGAGIVHDSDPESEWIECHNKARVMLEVISGKGGTDVFADR; this is translated from the coding sequence ATGAATACAATTTCACTGACGCAGTACGGGAAATGGCTCCCGGCTGACGTCCAGACCACCATCTCCCTCTACATGGGACTGGTAGGTGACCAACCCGGTATTCTGCTGGAATCAGCAGAGGTGGATGGTCGCCTTGGTCGATACAGTCTGCTCGCCTGGGACTATCGGCTCATGCTCTTTCCCGTGGACGGCAAACTCGTGGTCGAAACCACCGACGACCGGCTCGCTCCACTCAAGGAACTCAGCGGCATGGACTACCTGTCCGGCCTCAAAAAAGCCGTCCAATACCTCTCAATCACGCAGGAGACCTCGGGCGATACATCCACGGCTATCGGACGGGATGGACTCCCCGGGTTGACTCGTGGGCTGTACGGCTATTTCGGCTACGGTGTGGCCGGAATGTTCGAACGCAAACTCACGCAGTGTTGCAAGCCCGAAGACGCCGAAGCCTGTCTGGTCCTCCCCGGTCAGATGGTCCTGTTCGACCACCTGCGCCACTCCTGCTGCTATCTGAGCCTCGACAAAGGCGCGACCCCCATGCCCGCTCCGGTTCAATGGGGTGCGGACTTGACCGCTCCCGAGGTCGGGATGCCCACGGTTCACCCGGGCAAGGACGCATATCTGCGGAGCGTCAACCACTGCAAGGACCTCATCGCGCAGGGCGAATGCATTCAGGTGGTGTTGTCCACCCGGTTCACCGTGCCGTTACCGGATGAACCCTTCAAAATATATCGCCGTCTCAGACAGGCCAATCCCTCACCGTTCATGTTCTACATGAAATTCCCGGACTCCCTGTCCATGGGAAAAACACGCGGGACCACCCTGCTGGGATCATCGCCCGAATTGCTGGTCCGAAGCACGGCAGGACAACTCGAAGTCCGCCCCATTGCCGGAACACGCCACAGAGGCGAAACCGAAAAGGAAGACCGCCGACTGGAAAAGGAACTGCTGGCCGATCCCAAGGAACGGGCCGAACACGTCATGCTCGTCGATCTGGGCCGCAACGACCTTGGACGCATTGCCAAACCCGGCACGGTGTCTGTCGAAAAATTCATGAATGTCGAACGGTTCTCCCATGTCATGCACCTCACATCCTATGTGGAAGGAACGCTCAAAGACGGACTGGACGGCGTGGATGTCCTCCAATCCACCTTCCCTGCCGGAACTTTGTCCGGTGCCCCGAAAATCCGTGCCATGGAAATCATCGCCGACCTCGAACCGCAAGAACGCGGGCCATACGGCGGCTGCATCGGCTGGATGGGATTGGACGACGGCGAAGTGTCACTGGATACCGGCATCACCATTCGCTCCATGTGGATTCGAGACGGTCTGTGCCATTGGCAAGCCGGAGCCGGTATCGTCCATGATTCCGACCCGGAATCAGAATGGATTGAATGTCACAACAAGGCGCGTGTGATGCTGGAAGTCATTTCCGGCAAGGGAGGCACCGATGTTTTTGCTGATCGATAA